One stretch of Arachis duranensis cultivar V14167 chromosome 1, aradu.V14167.gnm2.J7QH, whole genome shotgun sequence DNA includes these proteins:
- the LOC107476760 gene encoding probable calcium-binding protein CML21, whose protein sequence is MGGVFGRHDSHKRWIYGTKIENKIVEAMQKRESKGSSVKSFNTIILKFPKIDESFRKCKAIFEQFDEDSNGVIDREELKNSFSKLEISITEEDLNDLFEACDVNEHMGMKFSEFIVLLCLVYLLTDDPAALHIKSQIGLPDLEATFETLVDAFVFLDKNKDGYVSKSEMIEAVNESRERSSERIAIKRFEEMDWDKNGMVSFKEFLFAFTRWVGIDDKEDEEA, encoded by the exons ATGGGAGGTGTATTCGGAAGGCATGATAGCCATAAAAGATGGATTTACGGAACcaaaattgagaataaaattgTTGAAGCAATGCAAAAGAGGGAATCTAAAGGATCTTCGGTGAAATCATTCAACACTATAATCTTGAAATTCCCAAAAATTGATGAAAGCTTTAGAAAATGCAAAGCCATATTTGAGCAGTTTG ACGAGGATTCGAATGGGGTAATAGATCGAGAAGAGTTGAAAAATAGTTTCAGTAAACTGGAAATTTCAATTACTGAGGAGGACTTGAATGATCTCTTTGAAGCATGTGACGTCAATGAACATATGGGAATGAAGTTCTCTGAGTTCATTGTACTCCTTTGCCTTGTCTACCTTCTCACGGACGATCCAGCAGCCCTTCACATT AAATCACAAATTGGGTTGCCGGATCTAGAGGCCACGTTCGAGACTTTGGTCGATGCATTTGTGTTTTTGGACAAGAACAAGGATGGTTATGTCAGCAAAAGCGAGATGATTGAGGCAGTAAATGAAAGCCGGGAGCGTTCTTCTGAAAGAATAGCAATCAAAAGATTTG AAGAAATGGATTGGGATAAAAATGGAATGGTGAGCTTCAAGGAGTTCCTTTTCGCGTTTACTAGGTGGGTCGGAATCGACGACAAGGAAGATGAAGAGGCCTGA
- the LOC127741579 gene encoding putative kinase-like protein TMKL1: MKTTLMVILLLVLASATFLVIVALYVFLYLKRLSSRDGSEKKDIESSEQQKQEEEEEEVAMKEDLIIFHGGEDLTICDILDAPGEVIGKSNYGTLYKALLQRSNKVRLLRFLRPVCTTRGEDLDEMIQFLGRLRHPNLVPLLGFYTGPRGEKLLVHPFYRNGNLTQFIRDGNGECYKWSNICKISYGIAKGLEHLHTGLDKPIIHGNLKSKNILLDRSYQPYISDSSLHLLLNPTAGQEMLESSAAQGYKSPELIKMKDASEETDIYSLGVIFLELLSGKEPINEHPTPDEDFYLPNFMRNAVLAHRTADLYHPAILLRNSRDDNKNSVSEASILKFFQLAMACCSPSPSVRPNIKLVLRKLEEIIH; this comes from the exons ATGAAAACTACCCTTATGGTGATACTATTACTAGTACTAGCTTCAGCTACATTTCTTGTAATTGTTGCACTTTATGTGTTCTTATACTTGAAAAGATTATCATCAAGAGATGGAAGTGAGAAGAAGGATATAGAGAGCTCAGAACAGCAGAaacaggaagaagaagaagaggaggtgGCTATGAAGGAGGACTTGATCATCTTCCATGGTGGTGAGGATTTGACAATTTGTGATATTTTGGATGCACCTGGTGAGGTTATTGGGAAGTCCAATTATGGAACTTTGTATAAGGCTTTGCTTCAGAGGAGCAACAAGGTGAGGCTTTTGAGGTTTCTGAGGCCAGTTTGCACCACAAGAGGTGAAGATTTGGATGAGATGATTCAGTTTCTTGGAAGGTTGAGGCACCCCAATTTGGTGCCTCTTCTTGGATTCTACACAGGTCCAAGGGGTGAGAAGCTACTTGTTCATCCTTTCTATAGGAATGGAAATCTGACTCAATTCATTAGAG ATGGAAATGGAGAGTGTTACAAATGGTCTAACATATGCAAAATATCCTACGGTATAGCCAAAGGATTAGAGCATCTTCACACTGGACTAGACAAACCAATCATCCATGGAAACCTCAAGTCGAAAAACATCCTTTTGGATCGGTCTTACCAACCGTACATCTCAGATTCCAGCCTCCACCTTCTGCTGAATCCTACTGCCGGCCAAGAAATGCTCGAAAGCTCGGCTGCTCAAGGATACAAGTCACCAGAGCTCATCAAGATGAAGGATGCAAGTGAAGAGACTGATATATACAGCCTTGGTGTGATCTTCCTCGAATTGCTTTCGGGAAAGGAACCTATCAACGAGCATCCGACACCTGATGAGGATTTCTATCTTCCCAATTTCATGAGAAATGCTGTTCTTGCACATAGAACTGCTGATCTTTACCATCCAGCCATTCTCCTCAGAAACAGCAGAGATGACAACAAGAATTCGGTCAGCGAAGCAAGCATTCTCAAGTTTTTCCAACTTGCAATGGCTTGTTGCTCCCCTTCACCTTCAGTTAGGCCTAACATAAAGCTAGTCCTTAGAAAGCTTGAAGAGATTATACACTAG
- the LOC107478261 gene encoding protein DYAD: MVNTTTIAAGSDELQVGGFHEILHSMLPPDSPVQLKSVRIAMVSEIDREENLVSLRYPSLHSLRTHFTNPNFGKPEAKKIPALDEKCVMDFNSAVKALFRRVPILEFVENRESWAFWASPEEKPIATAGGGANSTIACKQGRCWSHLKFTGMLQWGQRRHVRFLGRHEAQLRPNQLQLATVDDTEENKKRNGRDQEDEEEEEETKTKKKLTTRQCNAIVVTTNDVVSNHASNRNTKAKNKRRKIAIDRWSVQRYKTAEENMLRVMKEKGAVFGNPIMRAELRSEARKYIGDTGLLDHLLKHMAGKVAPGGTERFRRRHNAEGAMEYWLESADLVDVRRQAGVQDPYWTPPPGWSIGDIIISPHDHVLAVAQLNEIKQEILQLKQEMRELAAKKEEEALVTTPTSCLSNLQSEENASLGPKQEIYVELVNKKVKIEEQLKEISLTLSTMAEQLGMLKEPTMSESANSGDDAVMQEKSTGNMESLISGFQICKPKGVFVWPNRDVSSPKVDYIAPIDENHPASKPNTEHLSMPMLMPNLYSHVKPLAERRPLSNATLTHVFGAFSPCFSPPLDTP, translated from the exons ATGGTGAACACTACCACCATTGCAGCAGGTTCCGATGAATTACAAGTCGGTGGATTCCATGAAATCCTTCACTCCATGCTCCCACCTGATTCCCCCGTTCAGCTCAAATCCGTTCGCATTGCAATG GTGAGTGAGATTGACAGAGAGGAGAATCTGGTTTCGTTGAGGTACCCAAGCCTTCACTCTCTTCGCACTCACTTCACTAATCCCAACTTCGGAAAACCCGAAGCCAAGAAGATTCCAGCGCTCGACGAGAAATGCGTTATGGATTTCAATTCCGCCGTGAAAGCACTCTTCAGGAGAGTCCCGATCCTCGAATTCGTCGAAAATAGAGAGTCGTGGGCTTTTTGGGCCTCGCCGGAAGAAAAGCCCATTGCCACCGCCGGTGGAGGAGCAAATAGTACAATAGCATGCAAGCAAGGTCGGTGCTGGTCTCACCTCAAGTTCACGGGAATGCTTCAGTGGGGCCAACGACGCCACGTTCGCTTCTTGGGCCGCCATGAGGCCCAATTACGGCCCAATCAACTTCAACTAGCTACCGTTGATGACACGGAGGAGAACAAGAAGAGAAACGGAAGAGAtcaagaagacgaagaagaagaagaagaaacgaagacgaagaagaagttGACAACTCGTCAATGCAATGCGATTGTTGTAACCacaaacgacgtcgtttcgaATCATGCATCGAACAGAAACACCAAAGCGAAAAACAAGCGCCGGAAAATCGCTATTGATAGATGGTCAGTTCAAAG GTATAAGACTGCGGAGGAGAATATGTTGAGGGTCATGAAGGAGAAGGGGGCAGTGTTTGGGAACCCAATAATGAGGGCAGAGCTGAGATCAGAAGCAAGGAAGTACATTGGGGACACTGGTTTATTGGACCATTTGCTCAAGCACATGGCAGGCAAGGTGGCACCAGGCGGAACTGAGAGGTTCCGGCGGCGCCACAATGCCGAGGGCGCCATGGAGTATTGGCTGGAGAGTGCTGATCTCGTCGATGTCCGGCGCCAAGCAGGGGTTCAGGACCCTTACTGGACTCCTCCTCCTGGTTGGAGCATTGGTGATATTATCATttctccacatgatcatgttcTTGCTGTTGCTCAACTCAATGAGATCAAGCAGGAAATTCTTCAGTTGAAGCA GGAAATGAGGGAGCTTGCAgcaaagaaggaagaggaagctTTGGTCACCACCCCTACTTCATGCTTGTCCAATTTACAATCCGAGGAGAATGCTTCCTTGGGTCCAAAGCAG GAGATCTATGTAGAGTTGGTGAATAAGAAGGTTAAAATTGAGGAACAACTGAAGGAAATTTCCCTCACTTTGAGCACCATGGCG GAGCAACTAGGGATGCTGAAGGAACCAACAATGTCAGAATCAGCAAATTCAGGGGATGATGCAGTGATGCAAGAAAAAAGCACTGGAAATATGGAAAGCTTGATAAGTGGCTTCCAAATTTGCAAGCCAAAAGGGGTATTTGTGTGGCCAAATAGGGATGTGTCTTCTCCAAAGGTTGATTATATTGCCCCCATTGATGAAAACCATCCAGCTTCCAAACCCAACACTGAACACTTGTCAATGCCAATGCTAATGCCTAACCTTTATTCCCATGTTAAGCCATTAGCAGAGAGACGCCCTTTGAGCAATGCTACTTTGACCCATGTCTTTGGGGCCTTTTCCCCTTGCTTTTCTCCACCATTAGACACCCCATGA
- the LOC107476738 gene encoding peptidyl-prolyl cis-trans isomerase CYP71 isoform X1 — protein MEEHENGTAGNVTEEEPAIGPGPAPRARPKRPLQFEQAYLDALPSANMYEKSYMHRDVVTHVAVSAAEFFITGSIDGHLKFWKKRPIGIEFAKHFRSHLGPIEGLAVSIDGLLCCTISHDRSVKVYDVVNYDMMVMIRLPYIPGAVEWVYKQGDVKARLAISDRNSSFVHIYDARSGSNDPIISKEIHMAPIKVMRYNPVYDSVISADTKGIIEYWSPTTLQFPEDEVNFKLKSDTNLFEIVKCKTSVSAIEVSPDGKQFSITSPDRRIRVFWFRTGKLRRVYDESLEVAQDLQRSDAPLYRLEAIDFGRRMAVEKEIEKTESAPLPNAVFDESSNFIIYATLLGIKIINLHTNKVARILGKVENNDRFLRIALYQGDQSSKKVRRIPSAAANANESKEPLTDPTLLCCAFKKHRIYLFSRREPEEPEDATKGRDVFNEKPPADELLAVSDIGKTATTSLPDNVILHTTMGDIHMKLYPEECPKTVENFTTHCRNGYYDNLIFHRVIKGFMIQTGDPLGDGTGGQSIWGREFEDEFHKSLRHDRPFTVSMANAGPNTNGSQFFITTVATPWLDNKHSVFGRVVKGMDVVQSIEKVKTDKTDKPYQDVKILNVTVPKS, from the exons ATGGAGGAACACGAGAATGGCACTGCCGGTAATGTAACTGAGGAAGAGCCCGCCATCGGACCCGGACCAGCCCCTCGAGCCCGCCCCAAGCGTCCCCTCCAGTTCGAGCAGGCTTACCTTGACGCCCTCCCCTCCGCCAAcat GTACGAGAAAAGTTATATGCATCGCGATGTGGTTACGCATGTTGCTGTTTCAGCTGCCGAATTCTTCATAACTGGAAGTATTGATG GGCACTTGAAATTTTGGAAGAAAAGGCCCATTGGTATTGAGTTTGCCAAACACTTCAGATCTCATCTCGGTCCGATTGAAGGTCTAGCC GTTAGTATTGATGGTCTGCTATGTTGTACCATATCACATGACCGTTCTGTCAAAGTATATGACGTAGTGAACTATGACATGATGGTAATGATTCGTTTGCCGTATATCCCCGGTGCTGTGGAATGGGTTTACAAACAAGGGGATGTCAAAGCTAGACTTGCCATTAGTGATAGGAATTCATCTTTTGTGCACATATATGATGCTCGATCGGGTTCAAATGACCCTATCATTTCCAAAGAG ATACATATGGCTCCTATTAAAGTTATGAGGTACAATCCTGTATATGATTCTGTAATTTCTGCTGATACAAAGGGGATCATTGAGTACTGGAGCCCCACCACGCTTCAATTCCCAGAAGATGA GGTCAATTTTAAGCTGAAGAGTGATACTAACCTCTTTGAAATAGTAAAATGCAAGACATCTGTTTCAGCTATTGAG GTCAGCCCGGATGGTAAACAATTTTCGATCACATCTCCTGACCGCAGGATACGTGTCTTTTGGTTCAGAACGGGTAAACTAAGAAGAGTTTATGATGAATCTTTGGAG GTTGCTCAAGATCTTCAAAGAAGCGATGCTCCATTATACCGGCTGGAAGCCATTGATTTTGGCCGAAGGATGGCTGTCGAGAAGGAGATAGAGAAAACAGAAAGTGCTCCATTGCCCAACGCAGTTTTTGATGAAAgttctaattttattatatatgcaACCTTGCTTGGGATTAAA ATTATTAACTTGCACACCAACAAAGTTGCTCGAATACTTGGGAAGGTGGAGAATAATGATAGGTTCTTAAGGATTGCGTTATATCAAGGTGATCAAAGTAGTAAAAAAGTAAGAAGGATTCCTTCGGCTGCTGCTAATGCCAATGAAAGCAAAGAGCCTTTGACAGACCCCACTCTCCTGTGTTGTGCTTTCAAAAAGCACAGGATATATTTATTCAG TCGGAGAGAACCAGAAGAGCCTGAAGATGCAACTAAGGGAAGAGACGTGTTCAATGAAAAGCCTCCTGCTGATGAGCTTTTGGCAGTTTCAGATATTGGAAAGACTGCAACAACCTCACTTCCTGACAATGTG ATTCTACACACCACCATGGGTGATATTCATATGAAATTATACCCAGAGGAATGTCCAAAAACTGTGGAGAACTTTACAACTCACTGCCGGAATGGTTATTACGACAATCTTATTTTTCATCGTGTCATCAAGGGCTTCATGATACAAACGGGAGATCCTTTAGGAGATGGCACTGGTGGGCAGTCCATTTGGGGGAGGGAATTTGAGGATGAATTTCACAAaag TCTAAGGCATGATAGGCCTTTCACGGTGTCAATGGCAAATGCTGGTCCGAATACGAACGGCTCCCAGTTCTTTATCACCACAGTAGCCACTCCTTGGTTGGACAACAAGCATTCTGTATTTGGTAGAGTTGTGAAGGGAATGGATGTTGTTCAG TCTATAGAGAAAGTGAAGACAGACAAGACAGATAAGCCATACCAAGATGTTAAGATCCTAAATGTCACTGTACCGAAGTCCTAA
- the LOC107476738 gene encoding peptidyl-prolyl cis-trans isomerase CYP71 isoform X2 → MQVSIDGLLCCTISHDRSVKVYDVVNYDMMVMIRLPYIPGAVEWVYKQGDVKARLAISDRNSSFVHIYDARSGSNDPIISKEIHMAPIKVMRYNPVYDSVISADTKGIIEYWSPTTLQFPEDEVNFKLKSDTNLFEIVKCKTSVSAIEVSPDGKQFSITSPDRRIRVFWFRTGKLRRVYDESLEVAQDLQRSDAPLYRLEAIDFGRRMAVEKEIEKTESAPLPNAVFDESSNFIIYATLLGIKIINLHTNKVARILGKVENNDRFLRIALYQGDQSSKKVRRIPSAAANANESKEPLTDPTLLCCAFKKHRIYLFSRREPEEPEDATKGRDVFNEKPPADELLAVSDIGKTATTSLPDNVILHTTMGDIHMKLYPEECPKTVENFTTHCRNGYYDNLIFHRVIKGFMIQTGDPLGDGTGGQSIWGREFEDEFHKSLRHDRPFTVSMANAGPNTNGSQFFITTVATPWLDNKHSVFGRVVKGMDVVQSIEKVKTDKTDKPYQDVKILNVTVPKS, encoded by the exons ATGCAGGTTAGTATTGATGGTCTGCTATGTTGTACCATATCACATGACCGTTCTGTCAAAGTATATGACGTAGTGAACTATGACATGATGGTAATGATTCGTTTGCCGTATATCCCCGGTGCTGTGGAATGGGTTTACAAACAAGGGGATGTCAAAGCTAGACTTGCCATTAGTGATAGGAATTCATCTTTTGTGCACATATATGATGCTCGATCGGGTTCAAATGACCCTATCATTTCCAAAGAG ATACATATGGCTCCTATTAAAGTTATGAGGTACAATCCTGTATATGATTCTGTAATTTCTGCTGATACAAAGGGGATCATTGAGTACTGGAGCCCCACCACGCTTCAATTCCCAGAAGATGA GGTCAATTTTAAGCTGAAGAGTGATACTAACCTCTTTGAAATAGTAAAATGCAAGACATCTGTTTCAGCTATTGAG GTCAGCCCGGATGGTAAACAATTTTCGATCACATCTCCTGACCGCAGGATACGTGTCTTTTGGTTCAGAACGGGTAAACTAAGAAGAGTTTATGATGAATCTTTGGAG GTTGCTCAAGATCTTCAAAGAAGCGATGCTCCATTATACCGGCTGGAAGCCATTGATTTTGGCCGAAGGATGGCTGTCGAGAAGGAGATAGAGAAAACAGAAAGTGCTCCATTGCCCAACGCAGTTTTTGATGAAAgttctaattttattatatatgcaACCTTGCTTGGGATTAAA ATTATTAACTTGCACACCAACAAAGTTGCTCGAATACTTGGGAAGGTGGAGAATAATGATAGGTTCTTAAGGATTGCGTTATATCAAGGTGATCAAAGTAGTAAAAAAGTAAGAAGGATTCCTTCGGCTGCTGCTAATGCCAATGAAAGCAAAGAGCCTTTGACAGACCCCACTCTCCTGTGTTGTGCTTTCAAAAAGCACAGGATATATTTATTCAG TCGGAGAGAACCAGAAGAGCCTGAAGATGCAACTAAGGGAAGAGACGTGTTCAATGAAAAGCCTCCTGCTGATGAGCTTTTGGCAGTTTCAGATATTGGAAAGACTGCAACAACCTCACTTCCTGACAATGTG ATTCTACACACCACCATGGGTGATATTCATATGAAATTATACCCAGAGGAATGTCCAAAAACTGTGGAGAACTTTACAACTCACTGCCGGAATGGTTATTACGACAATCTTATTTTTCATCGTGTCATCAAGGGCTTCATGATACAAACGGGAGATCCTTTAGGAGATGGCACTGGTGGGCAGTCCATTTGGGGGAGGGAATTTGAGGATGAATTTCACAAaag TCTAAGGCATGATAGGCCTTTCACGGTGTCAATGGCAAATGCTGGTCCGAATACGAACGGCTCCCAGTTCTTTATCACCACAGTAGCCACTCCTTGGTTGGACAACAAGCATTCTGTATTTGGTAGAGTTGTGAAGGGAATGGATGTTGTTCAG TCTATAGAGAAAGTGAAGACAGACAAGACAGATAAGCCATACCAAGATGTTAAGATCCTAAATGTCACTGTACCGAAGTCCTAA
- the LOC107476729 gene encoding 60S acidic ribosomal protein P2A: protein MKVIAAYLLAVLGGNTAPSADDIKNILSSVGAEADDGMIDLLLSQVEGKDVTELIACGREKLAAVPSGGGGVAVAAAPVAGGGGAAPAAEAKEEKKVEEKEESDDDMGFSLFD from the exons ATGAAGGTCATTGCTGCGTATTTGTTGGCCGTATTGGGAGGCAACACTGCCCCTTCAGCTGATGATATCAAGAACATCCTTTCCTCAG TTGGAGCTGAGGCTGATGATGGCATGATTGACTTGCTCTTGAGTCAAGTGGAGGGCAAAGATGTCACTGAGCTAATTGCATGTGGAAGGGAGAAGTTGGCCGCAGTGCCTTCTGGTGGCGGTGGAGTTGCTGTTGCCGCTGCTCCCGTCGCTGGAGGGGGTGGTGCTGCACCTGCTGCCGAAGCGAAGGAGGAAAAGAAAGTTGAAGAGAAGGAAGAGTCGGATGAT GATATGGGTTTCAGCTTATTTGACTAG